DNA from Rhinatrema bivittatum chromosome 1, aRhiBiv1.1, whole genome shotgun sequence:
cgatagccttgcacgcgccgatccaggattttagcggatactcgcggatacgcgcgtatctactaaaatcccgcgtacttttgcttgcgcctgatgcgccagcaaaagtacgccaaatcgcgcggtttgaaaatctacccctaggtgtttgctgtagataggcgaTTCTACTAAGTTTTAGAAATAAATGCagacaccgaggcagggagagcaggccctcgaggagcgagtacctgttccctgtaaggcacctgaaataaagcagatggcccccgaggagcgggtacccaggttagcagttaccccgaagggcagagggagagcttccagtagcagcacggaagtggcagagtagtgtagacaggaaCTGAATGTATCCGgaatcaagtccttgctaactcaatgagctagcaaaatagTAGATATTACATATCCGGAAGGAGTGACGTCAgtaagggggaacgcccccgaggttctcgccaagTGTTGCATAAAGACGTGGatgatgcatgcatgcacaccctagtaagtacctgggaggagcatggcgggaggcagcaccatagctgttcctgggatgccggagaggtcggcttgtagatgcggcggtagccatctttcctaggtaagtgggaggagccgtgaataaggtgaggcaaatgggcaaagccatctagcaccgatggacgcaaTACTTTTGCACAtgttttcagttaaaaaaaacaaggcAGAGGATTTATTTGCCCATCatccctatgactgtgccataaacccAATGCTGGGCATTACCCATTGTCCATTCCAGAGACTATGGCTATGTCCGAATACATCTGGGAGAACCTTGAAAGAGGGTTGATCAGAtcatcctcctctcctctccctttgaGACTTTGTTCTTCACAGTGGGCAAGAAGTTTGGTTCTCTACACCCATGTTTTTTACTATGGGTGTTTAAATGCCATtaccattaaaaataaataccccTTTACCATAATATCAGAATCGTTCAACTGCTGTCAAAGAGCTACTATCTTCACTAAGTTGAATCTACAGGTGGGCATATACAGTAACCTCATACTATTGTTTGAAGGTGATAAATGGAAAATTGCTTTTAACATCCAGAATGGCCACTACAAGTACCCAGTGTTGCCCTTCAGCCTCTTTAGTGCCCCTGTGGTTTTTCAAAGTTTTGCCAATGACATATTCAGAGACTTACTGTATATTTGTATCATAGTAGAATGAAATTCTGATCTACTCACTCATCTCCATGCTTACCAAATCCATGTCAAGATTGTCCTTCTGTGGTTAACAGAACATACTCTTTATGCCAAATTTAAGAAATGTCAGAACTCCCATTCTTGGACTATGTAATGTGTCAGCTAAGCAAGGCCTGCAAATGGACCCATTTAAATGATCCTCAATTATGTATTTACCATGACCAATGGCCATCAAAGCAACTCAGCGATTTCCAggattcaccaactattacagacaATTTATCACTATTCACTCTTATTGCCTCCATTACTGTGCTTTCTAAAAGAGGGGCGAGTGCCAAGGACTGGCCACCCAAAACAATCCAAGCATTTGCCCATCTAAAAGAGGCTTTCCTCTCTGCGCAAGTGCTTCAAAGACCAGACTCCATGCAGTCCTTCTTTCTGGAAGTCAATGCCTGCTCACTGGGTGTGTGGACCATCTTTCTCAGTTTTCTCCCAGCAGCAAATTGTTGCCCTGCTTTTTTTTCTCTAGAAAATTTTCTCCAGCAAAAATTATGGCATAGGTGATCATGAACTCCTTACCATTAAATAAGCACTGGAAGAGTGATGTCATCTACTGGAAGTTGCCCTACACCCCCTTATCatcttcacagatcataaaaacttaCTATATCTTCAAATCGCCAGAAGGCTCAGCTCTCAACAGACCAGATGGTCTCTATTCTTCACCAAGTTTGACATTTTCCTAAATGATTGCCCAGCAGAGAAAACGTTAAAGCAGATGCCATGACCAGATCCTTTGACCCTAAATACTTCTTTAATACCCCTCAGCATCTTATTAAACTAGCCAAGATCATCACTGTCACCCCATTGCACTGCCTGGAATCCCCACTGGAAAGAAGCTATGCCTAAGCATCTCCGACAGAGAGTCATGAAATCACCCATGACTCTAATTTGGCTGGCAACCAGGGAATATGTAAGACAGAAACATCTCCAGAAACTAATGGTGGTCCAACTTGGTCAAAGAAGTGCATACTTACATCTCTTCTTGAACAACCTATGTGCAAAATAAAATCACCCACCAATGACCAGAGAGTTTACTTCATCCCCTACCGATGCACCAGAATCCCTGGACTCATGTATCTCTTGTTGTGTTCCGCAGCCATGCTAGGTCATGACCACGATCCCCCTACCTTGCCTGAGATGGCGAACCGCCGTGGGAGTCCCGGGAGAAGGTCACGATTTGAGGCCCATTGCTCCGGCACGGGTCCCCGTGCTGCTCACcacagggggagccgtcctgctcccccctcacgGCGTCCAGCAGCGTTTTCCTCCACGGAATGAGGTATGAGGCCGCGCCTTCTtggctgatttaaagggacctgatgcAGGTGGTCCCTATCAGCCAGAGCAgagattctctggtgtgtgacttcggactggcaagcggtgattcctcggtgtgtgacctcagactggtaagcgacttCCCTCTGGCACTGGACCTTGGACTCCTTCTTGACCGTTGTcttcaagggcccgcctaagtcccagtggcccaggtccctacgggctcctcccggggggaccgcaggtctccaggggtgaagatccagtcagcccttgccccgagttccttgacctctcaaaggtccacctaagtcccagcagtctgggtccctacgggggaccacagacttccagtggcgaagacaaaGCTCCTCTCTTCTCGTCTCTGCAtccgcctccacagtcgcctcagtctccagtgttaagggtcagctggtcacgtctcctgctctgcctcgccacccgacgggagaacctacggatcttttcctaaggtataccatcctcccgtcggtccaagggttcacagcctgagcataacatctcTGGATTTTCTTTTGGAATTATCCCCCTTTTTGAGGCACACTGTTATCTAGGTAGTCATGGACTGGTTTTCCATGATGTCCCATTTCATTTCTCTCGAAGTCTTTTACCCATAGCCCTGGATCTCTTCCACCAATTTTTACAGCATATATTCCGGCTACATGGACTACCTGAACACATCATTAGCAACCACGTAGTTCAGTTTACTTCAAGATTTTGGCAAGTCCACTGCAAACAGTTGGAAGTGACACTAGAATTTTCCTCTGCTTATCACCCTTGGTTGAATAGCCAGATAGAGAGAGTTAATCAGATCCTAGAGAGCTTTCTCAGAGTCTATGTGTCAGCTAGGCAAGATGATTGGGTGAAACTTTTCGAGGTGTATTATAGAATATACCCCGCAACATCTTCTAAGTGTTGGAGGGAGTGCGTCTCTAGTGGTTCTTTCTTTCATATATGGTGGGAATGCCTACCGATAGCAGTGTTTTGGAAATCTATTACACAGTGGATGAACCAACTTTTTCAGGTCACCCTAATTCTGACTCCATTATCAGCATTACTGAACACTCCAATAGGAGAATTAGATAAACACCAACAGAagctatgtatgtatatattgcTAGCCTCACGTACAACGATAGCCCAGTACTGGAAATCTGCAAAGATACCTACATTGCAGGAGGTGGAAGCCAAATTACAAACCTTTCGATGTTTAGATTTTTTGACAGCGGTGCAACACGACAGAGTAGCCTCACATATGCGGGTATGGAGTCCGCTTAGTGAATGAGTAATTACAGGCTTGGAAATGCTAGCCCCAGTAATCTATGAGATGTACCTTCCCTTAGCTTAATGGGGTACCATGGGGCTCAGGATTTTCACATTACTAGGAGAAGGAGATATGATTTTAATTGTCTTTTATGATGTATCATATGGTAGCGCCGTTTGTAAGTCAACCTTTAGTATATTGAGTGACAACCAACCAACTGACACTAGCGAATGCCTGTGAATGCCTACGGCATCGATGGAATGGAATGACTGTTATTGGCACCAGTACCGCAAGATGGAAGACAGCAAGACATACAAgcgggaaaagggaggggggggggattgggaatAAGTGGATGAGGTTCCATCCAGCAGCACTATGCTCTTGGCAAAATAGAATGGACAATATTGCTAATGTTTGGATACTGTTTAATACATGTTTATTCATTCTTATGGTATAATGTACAACAGTCTGGATTTGTACTGCATatgaaaactttaataaaatttaaattaaaaataaaaggtttggataagttcttggaggagaagtccattaactgcttttaatgaAGCTGACTTAgtaaatagcctctgctattactggcatcagtagcatgggatcttcgcagtgggtactttccaggtacttgtagcctggtttggccactgttggaaacaggacgttgggcttgatggaccgttggtctgacccagtatggcatgttctgatAGGGCTATACCTCATGATATATGACCTTTAGCACATGATATTTGCTGTTTAACACATATTATAGCACTATTGCATTTTCATAAATCTCACTATTAGTTTGCTTTCACTGCCTTGCTTGAACAGTTTTGCAACAAACAGCATTAACAGTGAAAGAGAAGACTGTCCAACTTCTTACATCATAATTGTTTCTACATGCTCTGAGGACCACGTTTTCTCAACATTGTTCTCCTCAGTGCATCCTTCATTTCATTGTTCCTCAGGCTATAAATAAATGGGTTTAACATGGGAGTCAGTACAGTGTACACCACTGCAACAACCCTGTCCTTCTCTGGGGAATATGCTGAAGATGGCCGCACATACATAACAATAATAGACCCATACAATAAAGTTACAACGGTGagatgggaggagcaggtggagaaggctttgtGCCTCCCCTCCGCAGATGACATCTTCAGAATAGCTGTGATAATGCGACAGTAAGATAACACTATTATTACAAAGGGCAGCATTAGAGAGAAAGGTCCCTCAATAAAGATCATAAGTTCATTAAGGGAGGTATCAGTGCATGAAAGCTTATAGAGTCCAGTAAGATCACAAAAGAAATGGTTAATAATGTTGAAGCCACAGAAAGATAACCTAAGTAGCATAAGAGTGTGTAAAAGAGCCTTAAGACCACCCCCAACAAAGGACCCAGTCACTAACCAGTGACACAGCCTCGAATTCATCACCAGTGTATACCGCAAAGGATAACAGATAGCCACATAGCGGTCATAGGCCATCGCCGCTAGAAGGAAACACTCTGCTCCGACAATAAAAATTAAGAAGTACACCTGAGTTAGGCAGCCAGCGAAGGAGATACTTTTGTTCTCAGAGAGCAGGTTTCGCAGCAAGTTTGGAACAGTGACTGATATAAAACAGATGTCCACTGAGGACAGGATGctgaggaaaaagtacatgggggtaTGGAGACGAGCATCAATACGGATCACAGAGATGATAGCTCCATTTCCCAATAAGGTGATGAGGTACATGATCAGAAATGTCACGAAGAGGACAATGCGTTGCTCCCGAACAGGCACCAAGCCAAGCAGAATAAAGCTGGTCACAGAGGTTTCATTTCTATTTGCCATTTCATGAAGCATAATCTATAAAAACAGGAAGAGAGATTCATAATGAACAACTTTGTCAGAGAGTGCattctatattttttaattttattctgtcCTATTCACCACAACATCTAGAGTTTTCCCAGGAAGTCAATATACATGTTTTCAATTTGTGAAACCTCTTATTAAGCTCATTTGGCTACATTTTTAAAAGCTTCATTGGAAATGAAGCACCAAACTTGCAGgcttaaatacatacattttaaagctaggatccgggtaactatagaccagtgagcctgacttcagttccgggaaaaatagtggaaactattctcaagatcaaaatcgaagagcatatagaaagacatggtttaatggaacacaatcaacatggatttacccaagagaagtcttgcctaacatatctgcttcatttttttgaaggggttaataaacaagtggataaaggtgaaccggtagatgtagtgtatttggattttcagaaagtgtttgacaaagtccatcatgagaggcttctacgaaaactaaaaagtcatgggataggaggcgatgtccttttgtggattacaagctggttaaaagacaggaaacagagagtaggattaaatggtcaattttctcagtggaaaagggtaaacagtggagtgcctcaaggatctgtacttggaccggtgcttttcaatatatatataaatgatctggaaaggaatacgacgagtgaggttatcaaatttgaggatgaaacaaaattattcagtgtagttaaatcacaagcggactgtgatacattacaggaggaccttgcaagactggaagattgggcatccaaatggcagatgaaatttaatgtggacaagtacaaggtgttgcatatagggaaaaataacccttgctgtagttacacgatgttaggttccatattaggagctaccacccaggaaaaagatctaggcatcatagtggataatactttaaaattgtcagctcagtgtgctgcagcagtcaaaaaaagaaaacagaatgataggaattattaagaagggaatggttaataaaatggaaaatgtcataatgcctctatatcactccatggtgagaccgcaccttgaatactgtttacaattctggtcgctgcatctcaaaaaagatatagttgtgatggagaaggtacagagaagggcaaccaaaatgataaaggggatggaacagttcccctatgaggaaaggctgaagaggttaggactgttcaacttggaaaagagacaactgaggggggatgtgatagaggtctttaaggtactgagaggtcttgaatgagtagatgtgactcggttatttacactttcgaataatagaaggactagggggcactccattaagttagcaagtagcacatttaagactaatcggagaaaattctttttcactcaacgcacaataaagctctggaatttgttgccataggatgtgcttagtgcagttagtgtagctgcgttcaaaaaaggtttgaataagttcttggaggagaagtccattaatgacaattaatcaagtttacttagggaatagccactgctattaattacatcaatagcatgggatcttcttagtgtttgggtaattgccaggttgttgtggcctggtttggcctctgttggaaacaggatgctgggcttgatggacccttggtctgacccagcatggcaatttcttatgttcttatattcttaggaaTCTAAAGcatcttcaaaagccattttctaTGTGCTTCTGTTTAGACACCCAGCTAAGAAATTGTGTTGGGAGCACATTTTCAAGTTAGACACAATAGAGCTAATGTTCTTTCTGTGAGACTTCAAAGTAGcctatattttacatttaactatttATCCAAtctaataatagggatgtgcgttcatttttcaaaaaatggattttcagaataaaaaaaatctcttgttGGTTTGTTCTGGagggaatgaatgaaaaatagACTTGGCCAaaattttttggatattttaattcattataaattttttaaaaatgttaaataattgtaaaaaaatGCCCCCACACTCTTTATATACTTGTACTGCTATACAAAAAAATGGCAACAACCAGCCCTGAGACCACCACCATTTTGTTGACATCAAACTTTGCACCATTCTTAGGGCCAACTTGCCCCAGTTTTAAAGAGGAAGCAGGTGGTGCAGGAGTGTCTGGGGATCACACTTGCCCCTTTCTAAAAGAAAGACTCCCATGAAGAGGTAAGTTGGGTCCAGGGAAGGCCCCAGTTTCTTTGTGGGGGTTCAGGGATTGAAGCCAAGGAGCCCAGAGAGATTCTGCCTGGGCTTGGCTTAGCCCAACCTGTAGAACCCCTTTCTCCAGCCCAAGGTCATtggtggggctggggaggagtaGATAGGCCCATGGAGGACCCTAATCCTGTGGAAGCAGTTAGCGGTTAGTCAGGCcccattttatttgatttttcttttgaaaagaaacaatgaaaactctaacaagaggagttgctttgtacactgcagtctctgctagctacattgtacaaatcaactccttttcatcacttatgaggtctaaaattctttaatgatgtcaattttacaatgaatacctctgcatgtttctgtaacaccaccccacaaaccccaatccacctcccgaaaactcaccccgattcaaagtgcccccttataaTGGTCCACATATTGAGTCTCAGGCTGAGCCTCATAAAAagagtttctttctctctctctctcaagagacACCCAGCTAAGAAAtccagggaaggggaaggggaagagaccccttccccttccctggaTTTCTATGCCTACTGAAGAGCTGTGCTGGCTcaggaaaattaggggttacaAGGGTCAGTGCTTGAATGAcccacctactttttctgggtgTGCATACATTTATGTACACACGCCCCTCTCGGCTATTTAAAATGCACGTAGCTCACACACAGCCCACTTATGCGCATATGTGGGTGTTTTTGCAcacagaacattttttaaaactaccTGTTAGTGAATTAGGCACTTAATaatgtttgaaaatctgcccaaagTTTTATGTGCAAATACGCTTAGACACAAATTTAGACTGTCAGGAGGCAGTTTTCATATTAGTCAAATAGCTGCAAAGTCCGTGGGCTCCTTATACCAACATTCTCTGTACCAATTcttaaattaaaaatatgcacatacatttcctttgaaaatatacccacaaagatttgcacctgctttttctgcagatactttttgccaacaaaaacaacaaacataGCTTTCTTTCTCACCCTGAGAAAATCTCCACAACAAAACAGATAAAAGTACAGACCTTATAGATCAATGTGCATGCTTTTATCTGCATACAAGTTAGGCCATTTTCAGAGAGCTGATTTATACAGGTAAAACTGTTTTACTCTtgaaaacccctttgaaaattaccttctctaAATACAACCATGAATTGCAAAAACATGTTTTAACATTAAGAATtatctttgtgcttctttttataatttattacACAGAAatgtgatagcagaaaaagaccatattacagcctatctactagggatgtgcagagcaaaattttatgttcatattttttatgtccgaaagggggtcccacttgcggccaatatggacataaaaaaaatccaatgagttgggtatatgtacatatgtgcaaaaaaaaaatttaaaccccctcaccctccttaatccccccccccagacttaccacaactccctggtgatcgagcgaggagtgaggacgtcatttctgcaatccttggcgagaagcatgtgacgtcggtggcacgtcgagtgacgcggcgtcacgtgattcccggctcgttcgcgccggacggctcgttcggcccaaaaagaacttttggccagcttgggggggcctcctgacccccccaagctggccaaaagttctttttgggccgaacgagccgtccggcgcgaacgagccgggaatcacgtggcgccgcgtcactcagacgcgacgtcacgtgattcccggcaagttcgcgccggacggctcgttcggcccaaaaagaacttttggccagcttgggggggcctcctgaccccctcaagctggccaaaagttctttttgggcagaacgagccgtccggcgcaaacttgccgggaatcacatgacgtcggcgtcacgtgattcccggctcgtttgcgccggacggctcgttcggcccaaaaagaacttttggccagcttgggggggtcaggaggcccccccaagctggccaaaagttctttttgggccgaacgagccgtccggcgcgaacgagccgggaatcacgtgacgccggcgtcactcgacatgccgccgacgtcacatgcttctcgccaaggattgcagaaatggcgtcctcactcctcgctccatcaccagggagttgtggtaagtcggggggggggattaaggagggtgaggggggtttatatttttattttggttcaacaatcgcgatttcccacatatcgaacatatctatgttcgatatgtgggaaatccgatcgtttatgtcgaatcaattttttaagtaaaaaaaaaatatgagttgcgttttactaatgcggtcaatccgaatgcacacccctactatctaCTAatagggatgggaagggggaaaaCTGTGTTTCActgaaatcttttgctcagtgtgcagcaacagccaagaaagcaaatagaatgctagggattactaggacaggaatggagaataaaacagagagtatcataatgcctctgtatcgctccatggtgcgacttcatcttgagtattgtgttcagttctggtaactacatctcaagaaagatatagcagaattagaaaaggtacagagaagggtgaccaagatgataaaggggatggaacaattcccctttgaaaaaagactaaagaggttaggactcttcagcttggagaagagaaggctgaggggatatatgatagaggtctttaaaatcatgagtggaatggaacaagtacatgttaatcagttgtttatcccttcaaaaaatacaaagacaaagggacacacaatgaagttactgggtaatacatttaaaactgataagagaaaatatgtttttactcatcacataattaagctctggaattcattgccagaggatatggtgaaagctattagtatagctgtgtttaaaaaaggtttggacaggttcctggaggaaaagtccattaacattattaaaggagagttgcagaaatccactgcttattcttgggataagcagcttgaaatttatataccccttaggatcctgctgggtacttgcgacgtggcttggccactgttggaaataggatactgggtttgaaggacccttggtctgacccagtatggcaagccttatgttcttatgttttttgtttcctttttgggAGGCTTTTTACTCacacatttcattttctttaattttatttcatatctttaatttaaaaaaaataaacattgaaaaaaacaagaaaaaacagaaaagaaaaaaaagaatcaagaTCTCCCATGTCCCCCACTCATCCCTCAAAACAGGAAAAATGCCAGCTCCTACTTACCTAATCTGGGGGAGATCTGCAAATGAGACCTAGGCCCTAACCCAAGTCAGGGTCTTAAGTGGGGCCTAGGACGAGGTagaaagaactggtccaaggactgatccctgtggcaaaCCATTAGGAATAGTCCTCTCCTTTGATGAACTCATTTTACCAttactctttgtttccttccACTCATCCAGTTTTTAAACAATTCGGATACTTTggggcccataccaagggtgctcaatttatttatatattgcaaGTATTTATTACTTGTTCCATCTAAAAGTAATAGTCAGGTAAAAAGCACAGATATCATAATCCAATCACAATAACATCAAAATAGCACAGAATAACGTAAAATTATACTACAATGAAATGTTCTACAAAAATTAAATCAGAAGAAAGAGACAAATTAaggtaggaaataccacaataaaaaaaactgcaacaTATTGGCCATTGATTATTTATAAGTATGTTTATACAAAAaagtcttcaatttctttttggaTGAAAGAAAACAAGGCTCATTGTGCAGGTCATCTGTGAGAGAATTTCACATCATTGAGCCAACAATTGAGAACGTCTGTTCACATATTTCATAAAGATGAAATAATCTTGGTAAGGAAACATCTAGTAAGTTGCAGACCAGTGATCTAACAGATCAAGAAAGTCAATACAATTTAGCAGCTTACTAATACATACTGGAACATTATGACTTAATGCCTTATGAATCAACATCAAGACTGTACATTTGATTCATTGTAAAACAGGCAGCCAGCGGAATGAGCTTAGAATTGGTGTAATATATTCACTTCAGCTGGTGCTGGTCTGCagtctggctgctgagttttgaaccacTGGTAGTGATCTTAAAGAGCTTTTTGGCAGTTGAATGAGAAGAACTCTGAcaaaggccttattgaaatccaacTACATAATATGCCATGCTCTTTGCTCTT
Protein-coding regions in this window:
- the LOC115081391 gene encoding olfactory receptor 1468-like, translating into MANRNETSVTSFILLGLVPVREQRIVLFVTFLIMYLITLLGNGAIISVIRIDARLHTPMYFFLSILSSVDICFISVTVPNLLRNLLSENKSISFAGCLTQVYFLIFIVGAECFLLAAMAYDRYVAICYPLRYTLVMNSRLCHWLVTGSFVGGGLKALLHTLMLLRLSFCGFNIINHFFCDLTGLYKLSCTDTSLNELMIFIEGPFSLMLPFVIIVLSYCRIITAILKMSSAEGRHKAFSTCSSHLTVVTLLYGSIIVMYVRPSSAYSPEKDRVVAVVYTVLTPMLNPFIYSLRNNEMKDALRRTMLRKRGPQSM